From a region of the Bacillus alveayuensis genome:
- a CDS encoding g-D-glutamyl-meso-diaminopimelate peptidase (product_source=KO:K01308; cath_funfam=2.170.130.20,3.30.70.330,3.40.630.10; cog=COG2866,COG3807; ko=KO:K01308; pfam=PF00246; smart=SM00287,SM00631; superfamily=50249,53187; transmembrane_helix_parts=Inside_1_4,TMhelix_5_27,Outside_28_1077): MRKLFISILVFTITFLNVFTAFATTEINLERQSSRYVVNVLKDLSVNVEGNKILTLLKNTQWEVEIRGNEYYLIGSDYILPKEHIEIIKELENSNELDEKVQKIEMRTIDVKEELPLYRDGELKSQVGILHQNTEIEVLNETEDYFQVLLGNKHLYVPKEKDINHIVSNEQKQNEATIDEKKEQQMQTSGENILSIEKKNITFSSQVKYFKVIEKNVTVYDNSDGQLKPVGWLEQGEVYSIERILGNWIEIQYGDKKGYVWKEATEPSLQVPRKIGETNLNTDIYFKASQDVPVYDNSTGALIPYGKIKKGVSYPIIKQTGDWLEILFAGRIGYIYKTGYTIPFTSQIKYFKVMKPNVTVYENSSGKLQPVGWLEQGEVYSIERILGNWIEIQYGDKKGYVWKEATEPSLQVPRKIGETNLNTDIYFKASQDVPVYDNSTGTLIPYGKIKKGVSYPIIKQTGDWLEILFAGRIGYVYKTGYTIPFTSQIKYFKVMQPNVTVYENSSGKLQPVGWLEQGEVYSIERILGNWIEIQYGDKKGYVWKEATEPSLQVPRKIGETNLNTDIYFKASQDVPVYDNSTGTLIPYGKIKKGISYPIIKKTGNWYQILYASRIGYVYETGVELQFTDSIKYFETTQNNVQIVQNINGSLAKIGLLEKGQQYERLRDLGNWHEVQVGDKIGYVWKAATKPILFPTYKNHHKGTVNSSYQLEVTADATVYDNTSGKLVPIATLLKGAVYPYYEKMGNWYKVSVLGRDGYIYGSAVKQVVNDLVNPNQIYTYEQMEKDINELKNAYPGLIQTQIIGQSVDGRNIYAIKLGKGNVEIFLNGAHHAREFITTNLLMEMIDTYAQAYVKGTNIGSYSAKNLLDKTSIWFVPMVNPDGVTLVQKGHTSAKNSQLVLMLNGNKKDFSAWKANIRGVDLNRQYPADWANIKYNPGKPSYKNYKGPRPLSEPEAYAIYQFTNRHNFKTAVAYHSSGEILYWNFHQDSVRYNRDHAIAKMIKNKTGYRLVYPGPNPSGGGFTDWFISAHKKPGFTPEVSPYVGERPVPLSNFPRIWQQNYSIGLMLADEAYRNRNIR; this comes from the coding sequence ATGAGGAAACTTTTTATTTCGATACTAGTTTTCACGATTACATTTTTAAATGTTTTTACTGCTTTTGCGACTACAGAAATTAATTTAGAAAGGCAAAGCAGTCGTTATGTCGTAAATGTATTGAAAGATTTGTCTGTAAACGTAGAAGGTAATAAAATTTTGACCCTTTTAAAAAATACTCAGTGGGAAGTAGAAATACGTGGAAATGAGTATTATTTAATAGGTTCAGATTATATTCTGCCAAAGGAACATATAGAAATAATCAAAGAATTAGAAAATAGTAATGAATTAGATGAAAAAGTCCAAAAAATTGAAATGAGAACAATTGACGTTAAGGAAGAGTTACCTTTATATAGAGATGGGGAATTAAAGTCTCAAGTAGGTATTTTACATCAAAATACCGAGATTGAAGTTTTGAATGAAACAGAAGATTATTTCCAAGTATTGTTAGGGAATAAACATTTATATGTACCAAAGGAAAAAGATATTAACCATATTGTTTCGAATGAACAAAAGCAAAACGAGGCTACGATTGATGAAAAAAAAGAACAGCAAATGCAAACATCTGGAGAAAATATTCTATCTATAGAAAAAAAGAACATTACATTTTCATCTCAAGTAAAATATTTTAAGGTAATAGAAAAGAATGTAACTGTTTATGATAATAGTGATGGGCAGTTAAAACCAGTTGGATGGCTGGAACAAGGGGAAGTATATTCAATAGAAAGAATATTAGGAAATTGGATAGAAATTCAATACGGAGATAAAAAAGGCTACGTATGGAAAGAAGCGACAGAACCGTCATTGCAAGTCCCTAGAAAGATCGGAGAAACGAATTTAAATACGGATATTTATTTTAAAGCTTCACAAGATGTTCCGGTATATGATAATTCGACAGGGGCATTAATACCGTATGGAAAAATTAAAAAGGGAGTCAGCTACCCTATTATTAAGCAAACTGGGGATTGGCTAGAAATTTTGTTTGCGGGCAGAATTGGATATATATATAAAACGGGATACACAATACCGTTTACATCACAAATTAAGTATTTTAAAGTAATGAAACCAAACGTAACCGTTTATGAAAATAGTAGCGGTAAGTTACAGCCTGTCGGATGGCTGGAACAAGGGGAAGTATATTCAATAGAAAGAATATTAGGAAATTGGATAGAAATTCAATACGGAGATAAAAAAGGTTACGTATGGAAAGAAGCGACAGAACCGTCATTGCAAGTCCCTAGAAAGATCGGAGAAACGAATTTAAATACGGATATTTATTTTAAAGCTTCACAAGATGTTCCGGTATATGATAATTCGACAGGGACATTAATACCGTATGGAAAAATTAAAAAGGGAGTCAGCTACCCTATTATTAAGCAAACTGGGGATTGGCTAGAAATTTTGTTTGCGGGCAGAATTGGATATGTATATAAAACGGGTTACACAATACCGTTTACATCACAAATTAAGTATTTTAAAGTAATGCAACCAAACGTAACCGTTTATGAAAATAGTAGCGGTAAGTTACAGCCTGTCGGATGGCTGGAACAAGGGGAAGTATATTCAATAGAAAGAATATTAGGAAATTGGATAGAAATTCAATACGGAGATAAAAAAGGCTACGTATGGAAAGAAGCGACAGAACCGTCATTGCAAGTCCCTAGAAAGATCGGAGAAACGAATTTAAATACGGATATTTATTTTAAAGCTTCACAAGATGTTCCGGTATATGATAATTCGACAGGGACATTAATACCGTACGGAAAAATCAAAAAAGGAATATCATACCCCATTATCAAAAAAACAGGGAATTGGTATCAGATTCTTTATGCCTCAAGGATTGGTTATGTTTATGAAACAGGTGTTGAATTACAATTTACTGATTCAATTAAATATTTTGAAACAACACAAAACAATGTTCAAATTGTTCAAAATATAAATGGAAGCCTTGCAAAAATTGGTCTTTTAGAGAAAGGACAGCAATATGAACGATTACGAGATTTAGGAAATTGGCATGAAGTACAAGTTGGAGATAAAATTGGGTATGTATGGAAAGCAGCAACTAAACCAATTTTGTTCCCTACATATAAAAATCATCACAAAGGGACGGTTAATTCCTCTTATCAACTTGAAGTTACAGCAGATGCTACTGTTTATGATAATACAAGTGGAAAGCTTGTACCAATTGCAACATTATTGAAAGGTGCTGTTTATCCTTATTATGAAAAAATGGGGAACTGGTATAAAGTTTCTGTACTTGGGCGTGATGGATACATTTACGGAAGTGCCGTTAAGCAAGTAGTGAATGATTTAGTAAATCCAAACCAAATATATACTTATGAACAAATGGAAAAAGATATTAATGAATTGAAAAATGCTTATCCTGGATTAATTCAAACACAAATAATTGGTCAATCTGTAGATGGTAGAAATATTTACGCAATTAAACTTGGAAAAGGGAATGTAGAGATTTTCTTAAATGGAGCTCATCACGCAAGGGAATTTATTACGACTAATTTATTAATGGAAATGATTGATACATATGCACAGGCATACGTTAAAGGTACAAATATAGGGAGTTATTCTGCAAAAAATTTGTTAGATAAAACAAGTATTTGGTTTGTTCCAATGGTTAATCCTGATGGAGTAACTCTTGTACAAAAAGGACATACAAGTGCTAAAAACTCTCAGCTCGTGCTGATGTTAAATGGAAATAAAAAAGATTTTAGCGCTTGGAAAGCAAATATACGTGGTGTTGATTTAAATCGTCAATATCCTGCTGATTGGGCAAATATTAAATATAATCCTGGTAAACCTAGCTACAAAAATTATAAAGGTCCAAGACCATTAAGTGAACCAGAAGCATATGCAATCTATCAATTTACGAATCGGCACAATTTTAAGACTGCAGTTGCATATCATTCTTCTGGTGAAATATTATATTGGAATTTCCATCAAGATTCCGTACGTTATAATCGAGATCATGCAATTGCTAAAATGATTAAAAATAAAACTGGTTATCGCCTAGTTTATCCTGGTCCAAATCCTAGTGGCGGTGGGTTTACAGACTGGTTTATATCAGCCCATAAAAAGCCTGGGTTTACACCAGAAGTATCGCCGTATGTAGGGGAAAGACCTGTTCCATTGAGTAATTTCCCGAGAATTTGGCAACAAAACTATTCAATCGGTTTAATGTTGGCTGATGAAGCATATAGAAATAGAAATATTCGATAA
- a CDS encoding hypothetical protein (product_source=Hypo-rule applied; cath_funfam=3.40.50.200; pfam=PF00082; smart=SM00287; superfamily=50891,52743), with amino-acid sequence MFKVNHILIPIFLAFFVFSFQSNTYSENIQETDVNQYIITFSDMPDKGLLSTLNIDKYFHFDNKYIIVASLSNNDLLSLVMNPKVQSIENDKVFEIKGSVSNEYRWPIVKIKAEIAWADGLNGEGQNIAILDTGISLNHEDINVKGGVSFVDYTSFYGDDNGHGTHIAGIIGAKHNDIGINGLASKSNIYAVKVLDQNGNGYLSDILEGLNWSIENNMDVINLSFGTDQYSPILEWMIDEACKKGITVVASAGNEGTEDGSGDSMTYPGKMEKVISVGAIDENLRRAYFSGTGPSLDFVAPGVNIYSLGLNNDYQYMSGTSMATAYVTGIVALLKQKFSDFNNDDIMDFLGKYSIDLGVKGKDNLYGNGLVQSPYLSYQVEKRFKVIENNVSIYDNSTGALVKIGELSRGQSFSLLSETGNWLKIAFGDKLGYIWKYATVPTLNYNDYSGHSLHFFKGVTDLTVYDNSSGQLTPIGIISKGVEYSYVRDIGNWYEINFLGRKSYVYKPATRRIFTEKDQYFKVLEENTTIYDNSTGKLIKVGSLYKGQIYHRIADVGNWHKIQYGEKYGYVWEDSTEPAEMINTHDNNSQNKWFIATSDLTVYDNSSGNLVPFAKILKNVKYPYVRDVGNWYSVVISGRLGYVYKPATIPFIEVDNACYKPGIEKLPIYQNYNGQLANVGYLLQNESFKMIRDVGNWLEIQFGNERAYVWKAATTSCVINYNFKTPSKNHGSFIALKNLTVYDNSSGKLRPIGQINNGIRYGYVREYGDWYQILLSNRIGYVYKPATKK; translated from the coding sequence ATGTTTAAAGTAAATCATATTTTGATTCCAATATTTCTAGCTTTTTTTGTCTTTTCTTTTCAATCAAATACTTACTCTGAAAATATTCAAGAAACGGATGTAAATCAATATATTATTACGTTTTCTGACATGCCTGATAAAGGACTTTTATCGACATTGAATATTGATAAATATTTTCATTTTGACAATAAATATATAATAGTAGCTTCTTTATCAAACAATGACCTCTTGAGTCTTGTAATGAATCCTAAAGTACAATCTATTGAAAATGATAAAGTGTTTGAGATAAAGGGTTCAGTAAGTAATGAATATAGGTGGCCAATAGTAAAAATTAAAGCTGAAATAGCATGGGCAGATGGGTTAAATGGGGAAGGTCAAAATATTGCTATTTTAGATACAGGAATCAGTTTAAACCATGAAGATATAAATGTAAAAGGAGGTGTGTCTTTTGTAGATTATACTAGTTTTTATGGAGATGATAACGGTCATGGAACACATATTGCAGGCATTATTGGTGCAAAACACAATGATATTGGGATTAATGGACTTGCATCCAAGTCAAATATATATGCTGTAAAAGTGTTAGATCAAAATGGGAACGGTTATTTATCTGACATACTTGAAGGATTAAATTGGTCTATTGAAAATAACATGGACGTAATTAACTTAAGTTTTGGGACAGATCAATACTCTCCTATTCTTGAATGGATGATTGATGAGGCGTGTAAAAAAGGAATTACTGTTGTAGCTTCTGCAGGGAATGAAGGTACTGAAGATGGCAGTGGCGACTCAATGACTTACCCTGGAAAAATGGAAAAGGTGATTTCAGTTGGGGCTATTGATGAGAATTTAAGAAGAGCTTATTTTTCAGGAACAGGTCCTTCTTTAGATTTTGTAGCACCAGGAGTAAATATATATAGCCTTGGATTAAATAATGATTACCAATATATGTCTGGAACATCGATGGCTACTGCTTATGTTACAGGAATTGTTGCCTTATTAAAACAAAAATTCTCTGATTTTAATAATGATGATATTATGGATTTTTTAGGAAAATATAGTATAGATTTGGGTGTCAAAGGAAAAGATAATTTATATGGAAATGGTCTCGTACAATCTCCATACTTGTCATATCAGGTTGAAAAACGATTTAAAGTGATTGAAAATAATGTCTCGATATATGATAATAGCACGGGGGCTTTAGTAAAAATTGGGGAGCTTTCACGAGGACAAAGTTTTTCGTTATTATCAGAGACAGGGAACTGGTTAAAAATAGCGTTTGGAGATAAATTGGGGTATATATGGAAATATGCAACGGTACCAACATTAAATTATAATGATTATTCAGGACATTCTTTACACTTTTTTAAAGGTGTTACTGATTTAACAGTATATGATAACTCATCAGGCCAGCTGACCCCTATAGGGATAATTAGCAAAGGTGTTGAATATTCATATGTAAGAGATATTGGTAATTGGTATGAAATTAATTTTTTAGGAAGAAAATCTTATGTATATAAACCTGCAACTCGGAGGATCTTTACAGAGAAAGATCAATATTTTAAAGTTTTGGAAGAAAATACAACCATTTATGATAATAGTACAGGGAAGTTAATTAAAGTGGGTTCTTTATATAAAGGGCAAATTTATCACAGGATAGCAGATGTCGGGAATTGGCATAAGATTCAATATGGCGAAAAATACGGGTATGTATGGGAAGATTCTACTGAACCTGCAGAAATGATTAATACTCATGATAATAATAGTCAGAACAAATGGTTTATTGCTACAAGTGATTTAACAGTATATGATAATTCATCTGGTAATCTCGTACCTTTTGCCAAAATATTAAAAAATGTAAAGTATCCTTACGTTCGAGATGTTGGTAATTGGTACAGTGTTGTAATTAGCGGACGCTTAGGGTATGTATATAAGCCTGCAACTATACCATTTATAGAAGTTGATAACGCTTGTTATAAACCAGGTATAGAAAAACTACCAATATATCAAAATTATAATGGACAATTAGCAAACGTTGGATATTTGTTACAAAATGAAAGTTTTAAAATGATTCGAGATGTTGGTAATTGGTTGGAAATACAGTTTGGAAACGAACGTGCTTATGTATGGAAAGCTGCCACAACGAGTTGTGTTATTAACTATAATTTTAAAACCCCTTCTAAAAATCATGGTTCTTTTATAGCTCTTAAAAATTTAACTGTTTATGATAATTCTTCTGGAAAATTAAGGCCAATTGGACAAATAAATAATGGTATTAGGTATGGCTACGTTCGAGAGTATGGAGATTGGTATCAAATATTGTTATCTAATAGGATTGGGTATGTATATAAACCAGCAACGAAAAAATAA
- a CDS encoding putative peptidoglycan lipid II flippase (product_source=KO:K03980; cog=COG0728; ko=KO:K03980; pfam=PF03023; tigrfam=TIGR01695; transmembrane_helix_parts=Inside_1_6,TMhelix_7_29,Outside_30_32,TMhelix_33_55,Inside_56_88,TMhelix_89_111,Outside_112_120,TMhelix_121_143,Inside_144_151,TMhelix_152_174,Outside_175_178,TMhelix_179_201,Inside_202_220,TMhelix_221_240,Outside_241_259,TMhelix_260_282,Inside_283_302,TMhelix_303_325,Outside_326_344,TMhelix_345_367,Inside_368_373,TMhelix_374_393,Outside_394_407,TMhelix_408_430,Inside_431_436,TMhelix_437_459,Outside_460_462,TMhelix_463_485,Inside_486_503): MSKLKIASILFFISTLFLKFSSMFRDIVIAHQFGASAVVGAYNAAMTIPNTFILFMLTGMKDAFVPSYLKYNKQNQGFSHLTNIVKGTFYIGLLISIVGALLSPLLIKTLFPTFSDDIEQLAIWTSIAYFLSVFLVGINAVYEGYFDANGKYSFSTFSQTVVVLCTIGSTTFLSKVIGGYSIAFGYLVGTVISFLIKLIYFKPKNFINWKQKIDLKEVRTFYYIFIPVGLTIMVGQINLNISNFFAGMFGADAISYLNYAFRLVSIPQAIFGVTVATIIYPIIARARTNNDMPLFKSGLEKGLAIMFLFLAPTVAGMMLMMKEVIQIVYQRGAFDSAATLATAEVAYYYIGSVLFYSIQVIIAKGFYTLDKGNLIMKIGILSIMLNIIFNFIFSNWIGYKGLALSTSVVGFIYTLLAFLILNKQIGWLSLGKIGKEYLKILLSCLVMITVLLNIKGFFEHFNVYLYFMILTIIGAVIYLVMLLIFKTESLNDIVFKKSDLKNY; this comes from the coding sequence TTGTCTAAATTAAAAATTGCTAGTATTTTATTTTTTATTTCTACTCTCTTTTTGAAATTTTCTAGCATGTTCAGGGATATAGTAATTGCTCATCAGTTTGGTGCTAGTGCAGTCGTTGGAGCATATAATGCAGCGATGACAATTCCAAACACTTTTATATTATTTATGTTAACTGGTATGAAAGATGCATTTGTGCCATCGTATCTAAAGTATAATAAACAAAATCAAGGTTTTTCTCATTTAACCAATATAGTGAAAGGTACGTTTTACATTGGACTATTAATTTCAATTGTGGGTGCTCTGTTATCTCCGTTATTAATCAAAACTTTATTTCCTACGTTCTCGGATGACATTGAACAGCTTGCGATATGGACATCTATTGCATATTTTTTATCCGTTTTTTTAGTCGGTATAAATGCTGTATATGAAGGTTATTTTGATGCTAACGGGAAATACTCGTTTTCGACATTTTCGCAAACAGTTGTTGTGTTATGTACGATTGGTAGCACAACGTTTCTTAGTAAAGTCATCGGTGGCTATTCGATCGCTTTTGGATACTTAGTCGGAACAGTAATCTCTTTTCTAATTAAGCTTATTTATTTTAAACCTAAAAACTTCATTAATTGGAAACAAAAAATTGATTTAAAGGAAGTACGAACATTTTATTATATTTTTATCCCTGTCGGATTAACAATAATGGTCGGACAAATAAATTTGAATATTAGCAATTTTTTTGCTGGTATGTTTGGAGCTGATGCTATTTCATATCTAAATTATGCATTTCGTTTAGTTAGTATTCCTCAAGCTATTTTTGGAGTGACTGTAGCAACGATCATATATCCTATTATTGCTAGGGCACGTACTAATAATGATATGCCTCTTTTTAAGTCTGGATTGGAAAAAGGATTGGCAATTATGTTTCTTTTTTTGGCTCCAACTGTAGCTGGAATGATGCTAATGATGAAAGAGGTCATACAAATAGTTTATCAACGTGGAGCATTCGATTCAGCGGCAACATTAGCTACTGCAGAGGTGGCTTATTATTACATTGGCTCAGTTCTTTTTTATAGTATCCAGGTTATTATTGCAAAGGGTTTTTATACACTTGATAAGGGTAATTTGATTATGAAGATTGGAATATTATCTATAATGTTAAATATAATATTTAATTTTATATTTTCAAATTGGATCGGTTATAAAGGATTGGCATTATCCACTTCAGTTGTCGGTTTTATTTATACATTACTTGCATTTTTAATTTTAAATAAACAAATAGGCTGGCTTTCTTTAGGGAAAATTGGGAAGGAATATTTAAAGATACTATTATCATGTTTAGTGATGATAACAGTACTATTGAATATTAAAGGTTTTTTTGAGCATTTTAATGTATATTTATATTTCATGATTTTAACAATTATTGGAGCAGTCATTTATTTGGTAATGTTATTGATATTTAAAACAGAGTCTCTAAATGATATCGTTTTTAAAAAATCGGATTTAAAAAACTATTGA
- a CDS encoding UDP-GlcNAc:undecaprenyl-phosphate GlcNAc-1-phosphate transferase (product_source=KO:K02851; cog=COG0472; ko=KO:K02851; pfam=PF00953; transmembrane_helix_parts=Outside_1_3,TMhelix_4_23,Inside_24_43,TMhelix_44_66,Outside_67_69,TMhelix_70_87,Inside_88_98,TMhelix_99_121,Outside_122_130,TMhelix_131_153,Inside_154_159,TMhelix_160_179,Outside_180_182,TMhelix_183_200,Inside_201_206,TMhelix_207_229,Outside_230_233,TMhelix_234_256,Inside_257_286,TMhelix_287_306,Outside_307_310,TMhelix_311_333,Inside_334_361), producing the protein MSPYIITFLITFIISVISVPFVIKFAKKIGAVDIPNNRKVHNKPIPRIGGVSIYIAFLIGFLYISTFVDLNFSIIIATTIIVITGFVDDKFQLKPWQKLVGQTLAAAIVLADGLAIEYITVPFLEESIHVNIWIALFVSFFWILGVTNAVNLIDGLDGLASGVSIIAATSIFIMALIMGETHVAFLSLALIGAALGFLIFNFHPAKIFMGDTGSLLLGFLLSVLSIIGFKQVTFITFIIPIVILAVPLTDTTMAIIRRKLQNKKIMDADKNHLHHRLLDAGFTHRQAVLFIYFISVFFGASAILLYKANLFASIIIFILVLLLIELLIEVFELIGKNYKPLISLYNKLNPKKVSIENNKNA; encoded by the coding sequence ATGTCTCCGTACATAATAACATTCCTAATTACATTTATAATAAGCGTGATATCTGTTCCATTTGTAATAAAATTTGCAAAAAAGATTGGTGCTGTGGATATTCCTAATAATCGAAAAGTTCACAATAAACCAATTCCACGAATTGGTGGGGTTTCAATATATATTGCTTTTTTAATAGGGTTTCTTTATATATCAACATTTGTAGATTTAAATTTTAGTATTATTATTGCTACAACAATAATTGTCATAACTGGTTTTGTTGATGATAAATTTCAACTTAAGCCATGGCAGAAGCTAGTCGGTCAAACATTAGCAGCTGCCATTGTTTTGGCAGACGGGCTGGCTATTGAATATATAACAGTACCTTTTTTAGAAGAGAGCATACATGTTAATATATGGATAGCGCTTTTTGTATCATTTTTTTGGATACTTGGAGTGACAAATGCTGTAAACTTGATAGATGGTCTTGATGGTTTGGCATCAGGTGTATCTATAATTGCGGCAACCTCGATTTTTATCATGGCATTGATCATGGGGGAAACACATGTTGCTTTTCTGTCGCTTGCTTTAATTGGTGCTGCACTTGGGTTTCTAATATTTAACTTTCATCCAGCCAAAATTTTTATGGGGGATACAGGATCTTTGTTGCTCGGTTTTCTACTTTCTGTTCTCTCCATTATCGGATTTAAACAAGTGACCTTCATAACTTTTATTATTCCGATCGTAATCCTTGCAGTGCCTTTAACGGATACAACTATGGCAATTATTCGTCGTAAACTACAAAACAAAAAAATTATGGATGCTGACAAAAATCACTTGCATCATCGTTTATTAGACGCTGGTTTTACTCACAGACAAGCTGTTTTGTTTATTTATTTTATTTCCGTGTTCTTTGGTGCTTCAGCCATTCTCTTATATAAAGCAAATTTATTCGCCTCGATTATCATTTTTATTTTGGTTTTACTTTTAATTGAGTTGTTAATTGAGGTTTTTGAGTTAATTGGTAAAAATTACAAACCTCTAATTAGTCTATATAATAAGCTAAATCCTAAGAAAGTAAGTATAGAAAACAACAAAAACGCTTGA
- a CDS encoding glycosyltransferase involved in cell wall biosynthesis (product_source=COG0438; cath_funfam=3.40.50.2000; cog=COG0438; pfam=PF00534,PF13439; superfamily=53756): protein MKIHLIANMYPSQSAPNYGVFVKNTEDILLDAGFKVDRTVLLKEKNKVLKLIKYLIYFLKIIWKGLIKKYDITYVHYASHNALPILLLKKLNKNLVIYTNVHGSDVVPEVPSQEKYQPYVKKLLNHSNVVITPSKYYEELVRRKYNLENRIEVFPSGGVNSKTFYQREDKQSALEELNLDRHYQYIGYVSRLDVGKGWDILLKSLKKLNDEQFIKKNNIKVIMVGDGKDKEKFEKMVSEYKLENVIIHFPLLPQQKLNAIYNAIDVFCFPTTRTGESLGLVGLEAMACGAPVIGSSIGGLLDYIIDGTNGFLFQTGSIDDLVNKIKLYYSLSEDQKRKMCDEAKRKAEEYKVENIKGKLIEIFQS from the coding sequence ATGAAAATTCACTTAATTGCAAACATGTATCCAAGCCAATCGGCTCCCAATTACGGTGTATTTGTTAAAAATACAGAGGATATTTTATTAGACGCTGGTTTTAAAGTTGACCGTACTGTACTGCTTAAAGAAAAAAATAAGGTATTAAAGCTAATAAAATATTTGATTTATTTTTTGAAAATTATCTGGAAAGGGTTAATCAAAAAGTATGATATAACGTATGTACATTATGCTTCACATAATGCGCTTCCAATTCTGTTATTAAAAAAATTGAATAAAAATCTAGTCATCTATACAAATGTTCATGGCAGTGATGTCGTACCAGAAGTGCCATCACAAGAAAAATATCAGCCTTATGTTAAAAAGCTATTAAATCATTCAAATGTAGTGATTACACCAAGTAAATATTATGAAGAACTAGTTAGAAGGAAATATAACTTAGAAAATCGCATAGAAGTCTTTCCTTCTGGAGGAGTTAATAGCAAAACTTTTTATCAGAGAGAGGATAAACAGTCTGCGCTTGAAGAGCTTAATTTAGATCGTCATTATCAATATATTGGATATGTCAGTCGACTAGATGTTGGAAAAGGGTGGGACATTTTATTAAAATCATTGAAAAAATTAAATGATGAACAATTTATAAAAAAAAATAATATAAAAGTTATTATGGTAGGAGATGGAAAAGACAAAGAAAAATTCGAAAAAATGGTATCTGAATATAAGTTAGAAAATGTAATTATTCACTTTCCTTTATTACCTCAACAAAAATTAAATGCAATATATAATGCGATTGATGTGTTTTGTTTTCCAACAACTAGAACAGGGGAAAGTTTAGGTCTTGTCGGATTAGAAGCAATGGCTTGTGGAGCACCTGTAATAGGTAGCTCTATAGGTGGCTTGCTTGATTATATTATTGATGGTACAAACGGTTTTTTGTTTCAAACTGGGTCTATAGATGATTTAGTAAATAAAATAAAGCTTTATTATTCACTTTCAGAAGATCAAAAGAGAAAAATGTGTGATGAGGCAAAACGTAAAGCAGAAGAATATAAAGTGGAAAATATAAAAGGTAAGTTAATTGAAATTTTTCAATCATAG